In the genome of Nonomuraea sp. NBC_00507, the window AGGATCTCGGACAAACATCCGCGGCTGACCGTGGGGCGGCTGTCGGCCGGCGGATACGTGCCGCCGCTGCGCCTGCTGGAGCTGCCCGGCGTGCGGTTCGGCACCAGGATCCAGGACCTCGGCGACCCGGACATCGTCATCGCGACCGCCGACAAGTGGGCGTGGATCGGCGACCGGGTCTGGCCGTGGGCGATCGTGGACGAGGCCTACCAGATGCGCTCGGACAAGCTGCTGCGGATCGCGGGGCTGTTCGAGCGGGCGTTGTTCGTGGGCGATCCCGGACAGCTGGACCCGTTCTCGATCGTGGACGGGGACCGGTGGTGGGGACTGTCGTGGGATCCGCTGCAGAGCGCGGTGGCGGTGCTGCTGCGGCACAATCCGGACCTGCCGGTGCACCGGCTGCCGGTGTCGTGGCGGCTGCCGGCGTCGGCGGCGCCGGTGGTGTCGCGGGCGTTCTACCCGTTCACCGGGTTCAGGTCGGGGACCGGGCCCGGGGATCGGCGGCTGGAGCTGGTCACGGAAGGCATGGGGACCGTGCACGACCGGGCGCTGGAGGAGGCCGCCCGGTCGGGGTGGGCGCTGCTGGAGCTGCCGAACCGGCACACGGTGCGTACCGACGGGGAGGCCGTGCAGGCGGTGGCGCTGCTGGCCGAGCGGCTGCTGCAACGGGGCGCGGTGGCGAGTTCGGAGCAGGGCGAGCGGCCGGTGACGGCGGATCGGATCGCCGTGGGGGCCGCGCACCGGGACCAGGTGGCGGCGATCCGGGCGGCGGGGCTGCCGCCGGAGATCACCGTCGACACCGCGAACCGGCTGCAGGGCCGCGAGTACGACGTGACGATCGTGCTGCACCCGCTGTCCGGGCGGCGTGACGCGACGGCCTTCCACCTGGAGTCGGGGCGGCTGTGCGTGCTGGCCTCGCGGCACCGGCACGCCTGTGTGGTGGTGGCCCGGGCGGGCATCGCCGAGCTGCTGGACGCCCACCCGTCGGCGGAGCCGGTGCAGCTGGGCGTGCCGGTGAAGTTCCCGGACGGGTGGGAGGCCAACCAGTCGGTGCTGGAGCATCTGTCCCGCCACCGCGTCTAGCGCGGCGACGCTGCTGGTTCAGAGGCGGCGGCGCCAGACGTCGATGACCATGACCGGCCGCATCCCCGCCGACTCGTACAAGCCCAGCGCCGGCGTGGTGTTGTTGGAGTCCACGTGCAGAATCGTGCCCTTGCGCCCGCGGGCCGCGTCGGCGGCGAAGGCGTGCCGCAGCAGGAAGCGCCCCAGCCCCTGCCCCCGGAACTCGGGCAGCACGGCCAGCGTGGCCACATACCCGCACTCCTGGTCCGGCAGGAACTGGTTGTTGCCGATCAGCACCGCCGCCGCGCGCCCGTCGACCCTGGCGAGCGCGAGCTGGCTCCAGTCGTTGACGCTCTGCGCCTGCCTGCGCTCGTGCCACAGCTCGTAGTCGATGTTCACGAACCCGAAGTGCTCGGCGAACGCTTCCTGGTGCACGCGGTGCGCCTCCCGCCGCACGTCCTCGCTCTCGCCGGAGTGCAGCGTGAGCCCGGCCGGCGGGACCGGCGCCTCGACGGGGCCCTCGTAGTCGATGCGCATGCGGTGGAAGCTCGTGCCGGGCTCGAAGCCCTGTTCCTTGGCCATGGCCTGCTTGACCTGGTCGGCGCGGTAGATCCCGATGTGCAGGGTGACGCCGTCGTGCCCCCGCTCGGCGGCCAGCTCGCGGGCGCGCCCGATGACCAGTGGCCACAGCTCGTCCGCGAGCTCTTCGACGCCGGGCCGGACGATCACGTCGACGTGCACGAGATCGCTGTCTCCGTTGCTACATGCCCAGGCCGACGCGAGGAGCCTGCCGTCGGCGTCCTGTGCCAGCCACCCGTCCTTGTCGCGGTCGAAGTCGGGCTCCACCAGCTCGTCCTGGACGTCTTGGAGCGTCATGTCCGGCGCCCCGAGGACCGCGGTCTCATATGCCGAGATGAGCTCGTACATAGCGGCGGCGTCGTCCACGCGGGGCCGGCGAAGAGTATGCATGGGCTGGATTGTGCACCGGCCGCCCTGCCCGGCGCCTCCCATTTTCGCCCGGTTAAGCTATGGGAGTGCTCGACAGGATGCCCTTGCGCATCGAGGTCGCCGCCCCGGACGCGACGACCGTCGCGCTCGCGCTCCGCGGCGACCTGGACCACGGCTCGGCCTACCAGCTCGCGGCCCTGACCTTCGCCGACGGCTATCGCAGGATCGACGTGGACCTGTCGGCGCTGACCTTCATCGACTCCTCCGGCCTGGCCGCGCTCGTCCGCCTCCAGCAGCGGGCCGCGGCCGCCCGTGCGGTGATGCAGGTGGTGGCGTTGACGCCCTATCTGCGCAAGCTCCTCACGATGACCGCGCTCGACCTGCTGTTCAGCCTGCCGCCGGAGTGACGGGCTCCTTCGCCGAGGCGGTCACGGGGCCGCCGCCGCGCAGCGGGGTCTCCTTGATGAACGCCGCCAGCACGGGCACCACCACGACGAAGGCGATGGCCCACCAGAAGACGCCGGAGATCGACGTCGCCAGCGATTCCAGCATCCCCGTCCGCTGCGCGCTCGGCAGCTGAGCGAGGGACGCGGGGTCCATCCTGCCGCCGCCCGCGGCGATCCCCTCCGCCGCGGATGCCCCGAACCTGGCGGTCAGCTCGGAGTGGAAGGTGCTGTTGAAGACCGCGCCGAACAACGAGACGCCGAACGAGCCGCCGATCGACCGGAAGAACGTGGTCGCGCTGCTGGAGACGCCCAGGTCGCGCTGCTCGACGCTGTTCTGCGCGATCAGCAGCGTGGTCTGCATGAGGAAGCCCATGCCGAGGCCGAGCACCGCGATGTAGACGCCGGTCAGCCAGGTGGGGGTGCCGGCGTCCATCGTGGACAGCAGCCACATGCCGGCCGCCATGCCGACGCCGCCGATCACCGGGTAGATCTTGTACTTACCGGTGCTGGTGATGGCCTTGCCCACGATGAGCGACACGACCATGGCCGCGGCCATCATCGGCAGGAGCAGCAGGCCGGAGTTGGTGGCGCTGGCGCCCTGCACGGTCTGCTGGAACAGCGGCAGGAAGTTGATCGCGCCGAACTGGCGAAGCCGAGCAGGAAGCCGATGGCCGAGATCAGCGTGAAGTTGCGGTTCCTGAACAGCTGCAGCGGCATGATCGGCTCGGCGGCCTTCCGCTCGACCAGCACGAACGCCGCCAGCGTGAGCACCGCGAGCGCGGCCAGGCCGAGGATCTGCCAGGAGCCCCACGGGTATTCGTTGCCGCCCCAGGTCGTGATGAGCACCATCGCGGTGATGCTGATCGACAGCAGGGTCGCGCCCGCCCAGTCGATGCGTACCGTGTTGTGCAGCTTGGGGAGATGCAGGTTCGTCACGATGAGGACCAACGCGACCGCGCCCACCGGCAGGTTCACGTAGAACGCCCAGCGCCAGTCGAGGTGGTCGGTGATGAACCCGCCGACCAGCGGGCCGGCGATCATCGCCAGCGACATGACGCCGGCCATGATGCCCTGGTACTGGCCGCGCTCGCGGGGCGGCACCAGGTCGCCGATGATCGCCATGACGTTCACCATCAGGCCGCCCGCGCCGAGGCCCTGCACCGCCCGGAACGCGATCAGCTCGGCCATGCCGCCGTCCGGACCGCCGAACAACGACGACCCGGCCATGCCGCAGAGCGCGGAGCCGATCATGAAGATGACGATCGAGATGATGAAGATGCCCTTGCGCCCGTACAGGCCGCCGAGCTCGCC includes:
- a CDS encoding AAA family ATPase, with the translated sequence MTGSPEQVIADVLADLPRHRGVVVDSPPGAGKSTLVVRAAAHIAAAGEPLMIVAQTNEQVDDLVSRISDKHPRLTVGRLSAGGYVPPLRLLELPGVRFGTRIQDLGDPDIVIATADKWAWIGDRVWPWAIVDEAYQMRSDKLLRIAGLFERALFVGDPGQLDPFSIVDGDRWWGLSWDPLQSAVAVLLRHNPDLPVHRLPVSWRLPASAAPVVSRAFYPFTGFRSGTGPGDRRLELVTEGMGTVHDRALEEAARSGWALLELPNRHTVRTDGEAVQAVALLAERLLQRGAVASSEQGERPVTADRIAVGAAHRDQVAAIRAAGLPPEITVDTANRLQGREYDVTIVLHPLSGRRDATAFHLESGRLCVLASRHRHACVVVARAGIAELLDAHPSAEPVQLGVPVKFPDGWEANQSVLEHLSRHRV
- a CDS encoding GNAT family N-acetyltransferase; translation: MHTLRRPRVDDAAAMYELISAYETAVLGAPDMTLQDVQDELVEPDFDRDKDGWLAQDADGRLLASAWACSNGDSDLVHVDVIVRPGVEELADELWPLVIGRARELAAERGHDGVTLHIGIYRADQVKQAMAKEQGFEPGTSFHRMRIDYEGPVEAPVPPAGLTLHSGESEDVRREAHRVHQEAFAEHFGFVNIDYELWHERRQAQSVNDWSQLALARVDGRAAAVLIGNNQFLPDQECGYVATLAVLPEFRGQGLGRFLLRHAFAADAARGRKGTILHVDSNNTTPALGLYESAGMRPVMVIDVWRRRL
- a CDS encoding STAS domain-containing protein, giving the protein MLDRMPLRIEVAAPDATTVALALRGDLDHGSAYQLAALTFADGYRRIDVDLSALTFIDSSGLAALVRLQQRAAAARAVMQVVALTPYLRKLLTMTALDLLFSLPPE
- a CDS encoding MFS transporter: MLDNMIVGTAMPRIVGELGGLYGRKGIFIISIVIFMIGSALCGMAGSSLFGGPDGGMAELIAFRAVQGLGAGGLMVNVMAIIGDLVPPRERGQYQGIMAGVMSLAMIAGPLVGGFITDHLDWRWAFYVNLPVGAVALVLIVTNLHLPKLHNTVRIDWAGATLLSISITAMVLITTWGGNEYPWGSWQILGLAALAVLTLAAFVLVERKAAEPIMPLQLFRNRNFTLISAIGFLLGFASSARSTSCRCSSRPCRAPAPPTPACCSCR